In a genomic window of Lathamus discolor isolate bLatDis1 chromosome 4, bLatDis1.hap1, whole genome shotgun sequence:
- the SPRYD7 gene encoding SPRY domain-containing protein 7: MAASMLCCFSWCRDGGAGHIPLKEMPAVHLDTQRMGTDVVIVKNGRRICGTGGCLANAPLHQNKSYFEFKIQSTGIWGIGVATQKANLNQIPLGRDVHSLVMRNDGALYYNNEEKNRLPANNLPQEGDVVGITYDHVELNVYLNGKNMHCPASGIRGTVYPVVYVDDSAILDCQFSEFYHTPPPGFEKILFEQQIF, encoded by the exons ATGGCCGCCTCCATgttgtgctgcttctcctggtGCAGGGATGGCGGTGCCGGCCACATCCCGCTGAAGGAGATGCCGGCGGTGCACCTCGACACGCAGCGCATGG gAACAGATGTTGTGATTGTTAAAAACGGCAGAAGAATATGTGGCACGGGAGGCTGCTTAGCCAATGCACCTTTGCATCAGAACAAGAGCTATTTTGAGTTTAAAATCCAGTCCACAG GGATTTGGGGTATTGGAGTTGCAACTCAGAAAGCAAACTTGAATCAAATTCCACTTGGTCGAGATGTCCATAGCCTGGTGATGAGAAATGATGGAGCTCTGTACTATAACaatgaggagaaaaacagaCTACCAGCAAACAACCTTCCTCAGGAAGGTGATGTGGTG GGCATTACATATGACCATGTAGaattaaatgtatatttaaatgGGAAGAACATGCATTGTCCAGCTTCAGGAATCCGAGGGACTGTCTATCCAGTGGTCTATG TTGATGACAGTGCCATTCTGGATTGTCAGTTCAGTGAATTTTATCACACACCTCCACCAGGGTTTGAAAAGATCCTTTTTGAGCAACAAATCTTCTGA
- the TRIM13 gene encoding E3 ubiquitin-protein ligase TRIM13 isoform X1, with product MDMMELLEEDLTCPICCSLFDDPRVLPCSHNFCRKCLEGILDGNVRNVLWRPSPFKCPTCRKETPVTGVNSLQVNYSLKGIVEKYNKIKVTPKMPVCKVHSGQPLNIFCRTDMQLICGVCATRGDHTKHVFCSIEEAYSQEKRAFETLFQGFETWRCGDALSRLDTLETSKRKALQMLTKDSDKVKEFFEKLQHTLEQKRNEILSDFETMKLAVMQAYDPEINKLNTILQEQRMAFNIAEAFKDVSEPIIFLQQMQEFREKIKVLKETPLPCSSVDISPTMKSFDTSQWNGIKLVDVDKLSLPQENNTLKFKISSVFSRRFIVNSLICLLILAVTRMSFVESVVDNLQCWRSQFFAINLSYLADTVEIADHAVFYWEQMTDGASLLREKCKNYTLVVLDNVAQFVCKYKLL from the exons ATG gaTATGATGGAGCTCCTAGAGGAAGATCTCACCTGTCCCATTTGCTGTAGCCTGTTTGATGATCCTCGTGTCTTGCCCTGTTCCCACAATTTCTGCCGAAAGTGTCTGGAAGGAATTCTTGATGGAAACGTGCGGAATGTGCTTTGGAGGCCGTCCCCTTTCAAGTGCCCCACATGCAGGAAGGAAACTCCTGTTACTGGCGTCAACAGTTTGCAAGTCAACTACTCCCTGAAAGGTATCGTGGAGAAGTACAACAAAATCAAGGTAACTCCGAAAATGCCCGTGTGCAAAGTGCACAGCGGGCAACCCCTTAACATTTTCTGCCGGACAGACATGCAGCTGATCTGTGGGGTTTGTGCCACCCGTGGTGACCATACAAAGCATGTTTTCTGTTCTATTGAAGAAGCTTATTCCCAGGAGAAGCGGGCCTTTGAAACCCTTTTTCAGGGCTTTGAAACGTGGCGTTGTGGAGATGCCCTCTCGCGGCTGGATACCTTAGAAACCAGTAagaggaaggctctgcagatgCTGACCAAAGATTCTGACAAAGTGAAGGAGTTCTTTGAGAAGCTGCAGCACACACTGGAGCAGAAGCGCAATGAGATCCTCTCTGACTTTGAGACCATGAAGCTTGCAGTGATGCAGGCCTATGACCCGGAAATCAATAAACTGAACACCATTCTGCAGGAGCAGCGGATGGCTTTTAACATTGCAGAGGCCTTCAAAGACGTGTCTGAACCCATTATATTTCTGCAGCAGATGCAGGAGTTCAGGGAAAAAATCAAGGTGCTTAAAGAAACTCCTTTACCTTGTTCCAGTGTGGACATCAGCCCTACAATGAAGAGCTTTGATACCAGCCAGTGGAATGGCATAAAGCTAGTTGATGTGGACAAACTTTCCTTGCCTCAGGAAAACAACACTCTTAAATTCAAGATTTCCTCAGTCTTTTCGCGCAGATTTATAGTGAATTCTCTTATTTGCTTGCTTATTCTTGCTGTCACCAGGATGTCCTTTGTGGAGTCAGTTGTTGACAATCTCCAGTGCTGGAGATCTCAATTCTTTGCAATTAACTTATCCTATTTGGCAGATACGGTGGAGATAGCAGATCACGCAGTCTTTTACTGGGAACAGATGACAGATGGAGCTTCACTTCTAAGAGAAAAGTGTAAAAACTATACATTGGTTGTACTGGATAATGTTGCACAGTTTGTGTGCAAGTATAAACTGTTGTGA
- the TRIM13 gene encoding E3 ubiquitin-protein ligase TRIM13 isoform X2 → MMELLEEDLTCPICCSLFDDPRVLPCSHNFCRKCLEGILDGNVRNVLWRPSPFKCPTCRKETPVTGVNSLQVNYSLKGIVEKYNKIKVTPKMPVCKVHSGQPLNIFCRTDMQLICGVCATRGDHTKHVFCSIEEAYSQEKRAFETLFQGFETWRCGDALSRLDTLETSKRKALQMLTKDSDKVKEFFEKLQHTLEQKRNEILSDFETMKLAVMQAYDPEINKLNTILQEQRMAFNIAEAFKDVSEPIIFLQQMQEFREKIKVLKETPLPCSSVDISPTMKSFDTSQWNGIKLVDVDKLSLPQENNTLKFKISSVFSRRFIVNSLICLLILAVTRMSFVESVVDNLQCWRSQFFAINLSYLADTVEIADHAVFYWEQMTDGASLLREKCKNYTLVVLDNVAQFVCKYKLL, encoded by the coding sequence ATGATGGAGCTCCTAGAGGAAGATCTCACCTGTCCCATTTGCTGTAGCCTGTTTGATGATCCTCGTGTCTTGCCCTGTTCCCACAATTTCTGCCGAAAGTGTCTGGAAGGAATTCTTGATGGAAACGTGCGGAATGTGCTTTGGAGGCCGTCCCCTTTCAAGTGCCCCACATGCAGGAAGGAAACTCCTGTTACTGGCGTCAACAGTTTGCAAGTCAACTACTCCCTGAAAGGTATCGTGGAGAAGTACAACAAAATCAAGGTAACTCCGAAAATGCCCGTGTGCAAAGTGCACAGCGGGCAACCCCTTAACATTTTCTGCCGGACAGACATGCAGCTGATCTGTGGGGTTTGTGCCACCCGTGGTGACCATACAAAGCATGTTTTCTGTTCTATTGAAGAAGCTTATTCCCAGGAGAAGCGGGCCTTTGAAACCCTTTTTCAGGGCTTTGAAACGTGGCGTTGTGGAGATGCCCTCTCGCGGCTGGATACCTTAGAAACCAGTAagaggaaggctctgcagatgCTGACCAAAGATTCTGACAAAGTGAAGGAGTTCTTTGAGAAGCTGCAGCACACACTGGAGCAGAAGCGCAATGAGATCCTCTCTGACTTTGAGACCATGAAGCTTGCAGTGATGCAGGCCTATGACCCGGAAATCAATAAACTGAACACCATTCTGCAGGAGCAGCGGATGGCTTTTAACATTGCAGAGGCCTTCAAAGACGTGTCTGAACCCATTATATTTCTGCAGCAGATGCAGGAGTTCAGGGAAAAAATCAAGGTGCTTAAAGAAACTCCTTTACCTTGTTCCAGTGTGGACATCAGCCCTACAATGAAGAGCTTTGATACCAGCCAGTGGAATGGCATAAAGCTAGTTGATGTGGACAAACTTTCCTTGCCTCAGGAAAACAACACTCTTAAATTCAAGATTTCCTCAGTCTTTTCGCGCAGATTTATAGTGAATTCTCTTATTTGCTTGCTTATTCTTGCTGTCACCAGGATGTCCTTTGTGGAGTCAGTTGTTGACAATCTCCAGTGCTGGAGATCTCAATTCTTTGCAATTAACTTATCCTATTTGGCAGATACGGTGGAGATAGCAGATCACGCAGTCTTTTACTGGGAACAGATGACAGATGGAGCTTCACTTCTAAGAGAAAAGTGTAAAAACTATACATTGGTTGTACTGGATAATGTTGCACAGTTTGTGTGCAAGTATAAACTGTTGTGA